From a region of the Mycoplasma miroungigenitalium genome:
- the mnmE gene encoding tRNA uridine-5-carboxymethylaminomethyl(34) synthesis GTPase MnmE, with translation MINDTIAAISSGGKINQAISIIRVSGSESTKIVSKIFTGKIGKNHTITYGNIIDNLNGNKIVDEVLVMWFIGKKTFTGEDTVEINCHGGVVITNRILELLLANGARLATPGEFSRRSFLNGKMDLIKAEAINDLIHAQSMIQTELAVQKFDGRTSKLIEDLRSKLMYLIGKIEVNIDYPEYDDVEKILDNGLLKELSDLNIKMNNLVIQSENSRLLFEGIKVAIIGKPNVGKSSLLNCLLGEEKAIVTDEAGTTRDLVEASWQYKGMLFKLIDTAGIRRASAKAEQIGIEKSFEQIKNADVVIHVCDTQQQNDEFDTKVIELSKKYNKELITVWNKKDLADAPKGFISISAQNNDLDSLLETLVNKFKTMNINDIDFVTNARQLALIKKANSNIESAINSLNMGLYSDLVIIDITEAWKNLTDITGRADNEELLDDMFKNFCLGK, from the coding sequence ATGATAAATGACACAATAGCAGCAATTTCTTCAGGCGGAAAAATAAATCAAGCCATCTCAATAATTAGAGTTAGCGGTAGTGAAAGTACTAAAATAGTCTCTAAAATTTTCACTGGAAAAATTGGGAAAAACCACACCATAACTTATGGAAATATTATTGATAACTTAAACGGTAACAAAATAGTAGATGAAGTATTAGTTATGTGGTTTATAGGAAAAAAAACGTTCACCGGTGAGGATACGGTTGAAATAAATTGTCACGGTGGTGTTGTAATAACTAACCGTATTTTGGAATTACTTTTAGCTAATGGGGCTCGATTAGCTACACCTGGTGAATTTAGTCGCAGAAGTTTTTTGAATGGCAAAATGGATTTAATCAAAGCAGAAGCAATAAATGATTTAATACATGCTCAATCCATGATTCAAACTGAATTAGCTGTTCAAAAATTTGATGGTCGTACAAGCAAATTAATTGAAGATTTGAGATCAAAATTAATGTATTTAATTGGAAAAATTGAAGTTAATATTGACTATCCTGAATATGATGATGTTGAGAAAATTCTTGATAACGGATTACTTAAAGAGTTATCAGATTTAAACATTAAAATGAATAATTTAGTTATTCAAAGTGAAAATTCTAGATTGCTTTTTGAAGGAATTAAGGTAGCAATAATCGGAAAACCTAATGTTGGAAAAAGTTCTTTATTAAATTGTTTGCTTGGTGAGGAAAAAGCTATTGTTACTGATGAAGCTGGTACTACTAGGGATTTGGTCGAAGCTTCTTGACAATATAAAGGTATGCTATTCAAACTTATTGATACCGCCGGAATCAGACGAGCAAGTGCTAAAGCTGAACAAATAGGAATAGAAAAGTCTTTTGAGCAAATAAAAAACGCAGATGTTGTTATTCATGTCTGTGATACACAACAACAAAATGACGAATTCGACACGAAAGTAATTGAGTTAAGTAAAAAATATAACAAAGAATTAATTACAGTTTGAAATAAAAAAGACTTAGCTGATGCGCCCAAAGGATTCATTTCTATAAGCGCTCAAAACAATGATCTTGATAGCCTATTAGAAACATTGGTCAATAAATTCAAAACAATGAATATTAATGATATTGATTTTGTAACAAATGCTCGCCAACTTGCTTTAATTAAAAAAGCTAACAGCAATATCGAATCTGCTATTAATTCATTAAATATGGGTCTATATTCTGACTTGGTTATTATAGATATTACAGAGGCTTGAAAAAATTTAACGGATATTACTGGTAGAGCAGATAATGAGGAATTATTAGATGATATGTTTAAAAACTTTTGTCTAGGGAAGTAG
- a CDS encoding MSC_0775 family lipoprotein: MKKNKILKLLPVLSASVLMTASCTLQNSNNKNKNSITADNELNTIKINNYLRYNDISHRVFKFKNHKTKLSDIEFSDISRNNYIPNKLYFDFDEFKQILIDEVKLDKSFTDSLKWKYDFHNIQPDPANINDLLMPIKLITPIDKSVAFQGLFVENTLNLKLKGLKLKSSDKKSVELINSIIEKLQAKNDLFTVEINSSNLTKKTQLLNKWEISNFSTKQLNDIFNVKLSKEIDFVDNTHKLDYFVKNIDFTHFEDLDKINVTIRVVVSELNKSKPNNIGFDIEKGLDLNQSVNDKKIQDVLINQSLLANLHYSIFDSNIYNSDFNNLNKDDFVISSLNDNIRYEIIDYKPVNFRNGSLHLKAKISEHEYELTKKVGVGEFTNPFKNEFVKENVNAFNFIIDNLTKEDLPKVNSSIYNIYSTKLLSGGYDSTRSVYASRIDTPIFLHVGEDYLAPEYTPIIAPFDAEIVGVFARSLKDGQKEIANASGTTLMLRVEKNKLCNYSPRELEINFGINDESELENGYIYIGFIHLDAGLTMNNSDLGWTSSKVSLTKDGKNDFDIVEGVYPDTPKKVSKGEIIGFLGTPDTNGGWMPHVHITVYNDQDKYYNENGIAYNMMQRSNRVNRYKPNSNPFSSIRVDGVTAKPAGAVYETDDLTAKQDKTKKLDETPIWISNPMQQQEHRNGFVNPNVLFKIRGNESFSFDLEDYFKLNK, translated from the coding sequence ATGAAAAAAAATAAAATACTCAAATTATTGCCAGTGCTTTCGGCATCGGTTTTAATGACTGCATCTTGCACATTGCAAAATTCAAATAACAAAAATAAAAACAGTATTACCGCAGATAATGAGCTTAATACTATAAAAATTAATAATTATCTGAGGTATAACGATATTTCACATAGAGTCTTTAAGTTTAAAAACCATAAGACAAAGTTATCTGATATAGAATTCTCTGATATTTCTAGAAACAACTACATTCCAAATAAATTGTATTTTGATTTCGACGAATTCAAACAAATTCTTATTGACGAAGTAAAATTGGATAAGTCTTTTACAGACAGTCTTAAATGAAAATATGATTTCCATAACATTCAACCTGATCCGGCAAATATTAATGATTTATTAATGCCAATAAAACTAATTACACCGATTGATAAATCAGTAGCATTTCAAGGTTTATTTGTTGAAAACACATTAAATTTGAAACTTAAAGGGTTGAAGTTAAAATCTAGTGATAAAAAATCAGTAGAACTAATTAATTCTATTATTGAAAAACTACAGGCCAAAAATGACCTTTTCACAGTTGAAATTAACAGTTCGAATTTAACTAAAAAAACACAATTATTAAATAAGTGGGAAATATCAAATTTTTCTACTAAACAACTAAATGATATATTTAATGTTAAGCTTTCTAAAGAGATAGATTTTGTAGATAACACTCATAAATTAGATTATTTTGTTAAAAATATAGATTTTACCCACTTTGAAGATTTAGATAAAATTAATGTAACCATTAGAGTTGTTGTAAGCGAATTAAACAAATCAAAACCAAACAATATAGGCTTTGACATAGAAAAGGGTCTAGACCTAAATCAAAGTGTTAATGACAAAAAAATACAAGATGTGTTGATTAACCAATCGCTTTTAGCAAATTTACATTATTCAATTTTTGATTCTAATATTTATAATTCAGATTTTAATAATCTTAACAAAGATGATTTTGTCATCTCATCGTTGAACGATAATATTAGATACGAAATTATTGATTACAAGCCAGTTAACTTCAGAAACGGTTCATTGCATTTAAAAGCAAAAATTTCCGAACATGAATACGAACTAACCAAAAAAGTTGGTGTTGGTGAATTTACTAATCCATTCAAAAATGAGTTTGTTAAGGAAAATGTGAATGCATTTAACTTCATTATTGATAATTTAACTAAAGAAGACTTACCAAAGGTTAATTCTTCAATTTATAATATTTATTCAACAAAATTATTGTCGGGTGGATACGATTCGACAAGATCGGTGTACGCTTCAAGAATAGATACCCCTATATTCTTACATGTTGGGGAAGACTATTTAGCTCCAGAATATACGCCAATTATTGCTCCTTTTGACGCAGAAATTGTAGGGGTTTTTGCCAGATCGTTAAAAGATGGTCAAAAAGAAATTGCGAATGCTTCGGGAACAACATTGATGCTAAGAGTTGAAAAAAATAAATTATGCAATTATTCACCTAGAGAACTAGAAATTAATTTTGGTATCAATGATGAATCCGAATTAGAAAATGGATATATTTACATTGGATTTATACATTTGGATGCGGGCTTGACTATGAATAATTCAGATTTGGGTTGAACAAGTTCCAAAGTCTCTCTAACAAAAGATGGTAAAAATGATTTTGATATTGTTGAAGGGGTCTACCCTGACACGCCAAAAAAAGTTTCTAAAGGCGAAATTATAGGTTTTTTAGGAACGCCAGATACTAACGGTGGTTGAATGCCTCACGTACACATCACTGTTTACAATGATCAAGATAAATATTACAATGAAAATGGAATTGCATACAATATGATGCAAAGAAGCAATCGTGTGAATAGATATAAACCTAATTCGAATCCATTTTCATCAATAAGGGTGGATGGCGTTACGGCTAAACCGGCCGGAGCTGTTTACGAAACAGATGATTTAACTGCAAAACAAGATAAAACAAAAAAACTTGATGAAACACCTATTTGAATTTCCAATCCTATGCAACAGCAAGAACACCGTAACGGATTCGTTAATCCAAATGTGTTATTTAAAATAAGAGGTAATGAAAGTTTTTCATTTGATTTAGAAGATTATTTTAAATTGAATAAATAG
- the rsmA gene encoding 16S rRNA (adenine(1518)-N(6)/adenine(1519)-N(6))-dimethyltransferase RsmA produces the protein MSKGKSIVAKKKFGQNFLNDINIIKKIIEVIKPQGKKIIEIGPGLGALTGELNKKADKLIAFEIDEDMINHLLKNSILSENQIIKGDFLDADLSLYNGFEIVGNIPYYITSEIIFKIIENRSNFKRATLMVQNEVADRLVAKMNTADYSKLTITVQYVADVKKELFVKKTLFTPSPKVDSAIVTLEFKDKNNLKFGKLKDFFKLCFLSRRKKLSWSLKTKYSDKKIKEAYKNLNLGEFTRIQELDLFEIEKLYDELESE, from the coding sequence ATGTCAAAAGGTAAAAGTATAGTAGCAAAAAAGAAATTTGGACAGAATTTTTTGAATGATATAAACATAATTAAAAAAATTATTGAAGTAATAAAACCGCAGGGCAAAAAAATTATCGAAATTGGTCCGGGTTTAGGAGCATTAACCGGAGAACTAAATAAGAAGGCAGATAAATTAATTGCATTCGAAATTGATGAAGATATGATTAATCACTTGCTTAAAAATTCTATTTTGTCTGAAAATCAAATTATTAAAGGGGATTTTCTTGATGCGGACTTAAGTCTTTATAATGGTTTCGAAATTGTTGGTAATATTCCTTATTACATTACTAGTGAAATAATTTTTAAAATAATTGAAAACCGAAGTAACTTCAAAAGAGCAACTTTAATGGTTCAAAATGAAGTTGCAGACAGGTTAGTGGCGAAAATGAATACAGCAGATTATTCAAAATTAACAATAACTGTTCAGTATGTTGCTGATGTAAAAAAAGAATTATTCGTTAAAAAAACATTATTTACACCAAGCCCCAAGGTTGATTCAGCAATTGTTACTTTAGAATTTAAGGACAAAAATAATTTAAAATTCGGTAAGCTTAAGGATTTCTTTAAATTATGTTTTCTTTCAAGAAGAAAAAAATTGTCATGAAGCCTGAAAACAAAATACAGCGATAAAAAAATAAAAGAGGCATACAAAAATCTTAATTTAGGTGAATTTACTAGAATTCAAGAATTAGACTTATTTGAAATTGAAAAATTATATGATGAATTGGAGAGTGAATAA
- a CDS encoding zinc-dependent alcohol dehydrogenase family protein, whose translation MKMKALVYHGDHKISLDLVDKPVIQKPTDAIVKVTKTTICGTDLGIYKGKNPEVASGRILGHEGIGVVEQVGEGVTNVKVGDKVLISCVTPCGKCDNCRRQLYSHCREDEGGWKFGYMINGTQAEYVRVPFADNSLYKYPETISDNVAVMLSDALPTGHEIGVKYGNVKPGDSIAIVGAGPVGMGVLLTSQLYSPANIIVIDLDPNRLEMAKKLGATHTIVPSANLLADVQKIVGADGVDVAIEAVGVPQTWQTCQEIVKAGGHIAIVGVHGKKVDFDVQNLWIKNLTITTGLVNTNTTPLLINGVSTGKLPVEKLITHEFNLSDMMKAYETFLNAADTKAMKLLIDATK comes from the coding sequence ATGAAAATGAAAGCATTAGTTTATCACGGAGATCACAAAATTTCTCTAGATCTAGTTGATAAACCAGTTATTCAAAAACCTACAGATGCAATTGTTAAAGTCACAAAAACAACAATCTGTGGTACTGACTTAGGTATTTACAAAGGTAAAAACCCTGAAGTAGCTTCAGGAAGAATTCTAGGACACGAAGGAATTGGTGTTGTAGAACAAGTTGGTGAAGGTGTTACAAACGTTAAAGTTGGAGATAAAGTTCTTATCTCTTGTGTTACACCTTGTGGCAAATGTGACAACTGTAGAAGACAACTTTACTCGCACTGTCGCGAAGATGAAGGTGGATGAAAATTTGGATACATGATTAACGGTACCCAAGCAGAATATGTACGTGTTCCATTTGCGGATAACAGTTTATACAAATACCCAGAAACAATTTCTGATAATGTAGCTGTTATGTTATCGGATGCACTTCCTACAGGACACGAAATTGGTGTTAAATATGGTAATGTTAAACCTGGAGATTCTATTGCCATTGTAGGTGCTGGTCCAGTTGGTATGGGTGTATTATTAACATCACAACTATACTCACCTGCTAACATCATTGTTATTGACCTAGATCCAAACAGATTGGAAATGGCTAAAAAATTAGGTGCAACCCACACAATAGTTCCATCAGCAAACCTTTTAGCAGATGTTCAAAAAATTGTAGGTGCAGACGGTGTTGATGTTGCTATCGAAGCTGTTGGTGTTCCACAAACATGACAAACATGTCAAGAAATTGTTAAAGCCGGAGGACACATTGCTATCGTTGGTGTTCACGGTAAAAAAGTTGATTTTGATGTTCAAAATCTATGAATTAAAAACTTGACAATTACAACCGGTTTAGTTAATACAAATACGACTCCATTATTAATTAATGGTGTGTCAACAGGTAAATTACCAGTCGAAAAACTAATTACTCACGAATTCAATTTAAGTGATATGATGAAAGCATACGAAACTTTCTTAAATGCTGCTGATACTAAAGCAATGAAATTGTTAATTGATGCAACTAAATAA
- a CDS encoding MazG nucleotide pyrophosphohydrolase domain-containing protein: protein MENLDFKDLQNYLKQHYQDKFKDPNFLFRMFIKLTEEIGEVAEVINIKNNYKKATKKNDGSDESLIVELGDMLHYIFAIAAYTNIDLAKSVINKDVEAAKKYNHTTNLKEYIELNK from the coding sequence ATGGAAAACTTAGATTTTAAAGATTTACAAAACTATTTAAAACAACATTATCAAGATAAATTCAAAGATCCTAATTTTCTTTTTAGGATGTTTATTAAATTAACCGAAGAAATCGGCGAAGTCGCCGAAGTTATTAATATCAAGAACAATTACAAAAAAGCCACTAAAAAAAATGATGGGAGCGATGAATCATTAATTGTTGAATTAGGGGACATGCTACACTATATTTTTGCAATTGCTGCATATACTAATATTGATTTGGCAAAATCAGTTATAAACAAAGATGTTGAGGCGGCAAAAAAATATAATCACACAACAAACTTAAAAGAATACATTGAATTAAATAAATAA
- a CDS encoding MAG4940 family membrane protein, with protein sequence MTPKQLLSTNWSSTGFLYEFLATFTLVFFTLIWMFIAKLTKKDKNKVYMSFGLTFVTFLMFVIPWSWSHFLSSKSSMPLANPLIVVLQAMLQGIDIKNHSISPIFSGVSYLIGAQIIGGVCAFVLFTPLHFLMKNYFIKHHSEYDAKNILLLRIFQNNEDCNSNVFKFTIKEFIFISLFVTTVPLLGYISQVNFGTNGYDRMIITILVIWFTLYLSAFFGFYGFHLYFSFMNLITSVILTIIVVLKNRNDQKRESMFLLKRSSINFSIILIFTFAIPIIFSLIIFGITNISSSTLNF encoded by the coding sequence ATGACCCCCAAACAACTTTTATCAACTAACTGAAGTTCCACAGGATTCTTATATGAATTTCTAGCTACATTCACTTTAGTGTTTTTCACTTTGATTTGAATGTTTATTGCGAAATTAACTAAAAAAGATAAAAATAAAGTTTATATGTCTTTTGGACTAACGTTTGTCACATTTTTAATGTTTGTTATTCCTTGATCATGAAGTCATTTCTTGTCTTCTAAATCATCAATGCCTTTAGCAAACCCATTAATAGTTGTATTGCAAGCAATGCTGCAAGGAATCGATATTAAAAACCATAGCATTTCCCCGATATTTTCAGGGGTATCCTATTTGATAGGAGCTCAAATTATAGGAGGTGTTTGCGCATTTGTTCTATTTACTCCGCTGCACTTCTTGATGAAGAATTATTTTATAAAGCATCATAGTGAATATGATGCAAAGAATATTTTGTTGCTAAGAATATTTCAAAACAACGAAGATTGTAATTCTAACGTTTTTAAATTTACAATAAAAGAATTTATCTTCATTTCGTTATTCGTTACTACTGTTCCATTATTAGGTTATATAAGTCAAGTTAATTTTGGAACAAATGGTTATGACAGAATGATTATAACTATATTAGTAATTTGATTTACACTGTATTTATCAGCGTTTTTTGGATTTTATGGATTTCATTTATATTTTTCATTTATGAATTTAATTACGTCCGTAATTTTAACTATTATAGTAGTACTAAAAAATCGTAATGACCAAAAAAGAGAATCGATGTTTTTATTAAAACGAAGTTCAATCAATTTCTCTATTATATTAATTTTTACATTCGCTATACCGATTATTTTTTCCTTAATTATTTTTGGTATAACAAATATATCTAGTTCAACATTGAATTTTTAA
- the ruvA gene encoding Holliday junction branch migration protein RuvA, with the protein MILYRIGEVIYKNNSNIIFESGGVGYSLIMPQHERIEPKQKIKLYLFEIKNDYYNATYAFKEFKERLLFIDLISLSGVGPRVAFNMLNVGWEKIASMLVLGDLDGLVKTPYLNPKVARLAVAELSDKWSKMINNKKAQEISKTSNVLDEAKTTLKTLGFQPKQIDQALNNVPLSNDVEVIIQQAMYELTGKQLENEAPTFTTQ; encoded by the coding sequence ATGATTTTATATAGAATTGGGGAAGTAATCTATAAAAATAACTCAAACATTATTTTTGAATCTGGGGGAGTTGGTTACAGTTTGATAATGCCTCAACACGAAAGAATTGAACCAAAACAAAAAATTAAATTATATTTGTTTGAAATTAAAAATGATTACTATAATGCAACATACGCCTTTAAAGAATTTAAAGAAAGGTTATTATTTATTGATTTAATTTCGCTCAGTGGGGTGGGACCAAGAGTAGCTTTTAATATGTTGAATGTTGGATGAGAAAAAATTGCAAGTATGCTTGTGCTTGGCGACCTTGATGGATTAGTAAAAACTCCTTACCTAAATCCAAAGGTTGCCAGATTGGCTGTTGCAGAATTGAGTGATAAGTGATCTAAAATGATTAACAATAAAAAAGCTCAAGAAATTTCTAAAACTTCTAACGTGCTAGATGAAGCAAAAACAACATTAAAAACACTCGGATTTCAGCCAAAACAAATTGATCAAGCGCTTAATAATGTGCCTTTATCTAATGATGTTGAAGTTATTATTCAACAAGCAATGTATGAATTAACGGGAAAACAACTTGAAAATGAAGCCCCAACATTTACGACCCAGTAA
- a CDS encoding carboxymuconolactone decarboxylase family protein: protein MTKRVIIAKNDPKLLEGLNDVSEYLKTKGLDLILVELIKIRTSQINKCAYCIEVHTKVALDAGETPRRLYALPAWQESPLFSDKEKAILSMTEEIAYISNQGLTDVTYSKLWEYFTEDEIARLIMVAISMNAWNRVALSAKLEHKK, encoded by the coding sequence ATGACAAAAAGAGTAATTATCGCAAAAAATGACCCGAAATTATTAGAAGGTCTAAATGATGTTTCTGAATATTTAAAAACTAAAGGATTAGACTTAATTTTAGTTGAATTAATTAAAATTAGAACATCACAAATCAACAAATGTGCTTACTGTATTGAAGTACATACAAAAGTAGCTCTAGACGCAGGCGAAACGCCAAGAAGATTATATGCGCTTCCAGCGTGACAAGAATCGCCACTATTTAGTGATAAGGAAAAAGCGATTTTATCAATGACTGAAGAAATCGCGTATATTTCAAATCAAGGTCTTACAGATGTAACATATTCAAAACTATGAGAATATTTTACAGAAGATGAAATCGCTAGATTAATTATGGTTGCAATTTCTATGAATGCTTGAAATAGAGTTGCATTAAGTGCAAAATTAGAACATAAAAAATAA
- a CDS encoding NAD(P)H-dependent glycerol-3-phosphate dehydrogenase, whose translation MQKITFIGSGAWASGLATVLSKNNKKVTLWGIDQQEISDINNGMNTRYFGETKFNNPQNVRATADLVEALEDFDLLVLAVPTTVIVSVLNNIKKIIGDKKINVINVAKGIDGVSKQFFSKVISDVLGKNLLNICSLIGPSFATEVFQNNLTIINAVGKNETFLSEIADLFNNDTFKIVINLDEKGSEVYSALKNVLAIGIGISSGLYSAKNLAPALISIGLKEVSVIAKKLYPNSNPLSGYELAAIGDIVLTCLNTTSRNFSFGIEIAKNGLLSALNSNTKTVEGYNTAKILNQILDENNDIHVPFIQSIVDVLTGKQDHHNLLDFIDKL comes from the coding sequence ATGCAAAAAATAACATTTATAGGTTCTGGGGCCTGAGCCTCTGGTTTAGCCACAGTTCTATCAAAAAACAATAAAAAAGTAACATTATGAGGTATTGATCAGCAAGAAATTAGTGATATAAATAATGGGATGAATACAAGATATTTTGGAGAAACAAAATTTAATAATCCCCAAAATGTTAGAGCGACAGCGGATTTGGTCGAGGCTCTCGAAGATTTTGATTTATTAGTTCTTGCCGTTCCTACAACCGTTATCGTTTCGGTTTTAAACAATATTAAAAAAATAATCGGAGATAAAAAAATTAATGTTATAAATGTTGCCAAAGGTATCGATGGTGTGTCAAAACAATTTTTTTCTAAGGTAATTTCTGATGTATTAGGTAAGAATTTATTAAACATTTGTTCATTAATCGGACCTTCATTTGCAACAGAAGTATTTCAAAACAATTTGACTATTATTAACGCCGTAGGAAAGAATGAAACGTTTTTATCAGAAATAGCAGATTTGTTTAATAACGACACTTTTAAAATAGTCATAAATTTAGATGAAAAAGGTAGTGAAGTGTATTCAGCTTTAAAAAATGTATTAGCCATCGGTATTGGCATTTCATCAGGTTTGTATTCAGCTAAAAATTTAGCCCCTGCATTAATATCTATTGGTTTAAAAGAGGTATCGGTTATCGCTAAAAAACTATATCCCAATTCGAACCCGTTATCAGGCTATGAATTAGCAGCGATTGGAGATATAGTTCTAACATGTTTGAACACGACGAGCCGTAATTTTAGTTTTGGAATTGAGATTGCCAAAAACGGTTTGCTTTCAGCTTTAAATAGTAATACAAAAACAGTTGAAGGTTATAACACTGCTAAAATTTTAAATCAGATTTTAGATGAAAATAATGATATACATGTCCCTTTTATTCAAAGTATTGTTGATGTTTTAACAGGTAAACAAGACCACCACAACTTACTGGATTTTATTGATAAATTATAA
- a CDS encoding TatD family hydrolase, whose protein sequence is MAIKFVDAHTHPLKEYYKNTDETIMNAFNEGVEIMMVTGCSLDENNEVIATCKKYDFTYPVIGIHPNHATGDIDGLNLEKQITSDVKAIGEIGLDFFWDLVPKEIQISSLHSQIKVAQKYNLPVVIHMRDSYEELYEILKQYQEVKFMIHTFSGDIYWAKKFSEFNTYFSISGVSTYKNAQKTIEVVDWLPLDRILTETDAPYLSPANKRGTDNVSENVIYTTMFLAGIKKMAPEKFSKQVVKNAKEFFNLNVKR, encoded by the coding sequence ATGGCTATAAAATTTGTTGATGCACATACGCATCCGCTGAAAGAATATTATAAAAATACTGACGAGACAATTATGAACGCTTTTAATGAGGGTGTTGAAATTATGATGGTCACTGGTTGCAGTCTTGATGAAAATAACGAGGTAATCGCCACCTGTAAAAAATATGATTTCACTTATCCTGTAATCGGTATTCATCCGAATCATGCCACTGGTGATATTGATGGGTTAAACCTTGAAAAACAAATAACTAGTGATGTTAAAGCTATTGGAGAAATTGGTTTGGATTTCTTCTGGGATTTAGTCCCCAAAGAAATTCAAATTTCATCTTTGCACTCACAAATAAAAGTTGCTCAAAAATATAACTTACCCGTTGTTATTCATATGCGTGATTCATATGAAGAATTGTATGAAATATTGAAACAGTATCAAGAAGTTAAATTTATGATACACACGTTTAGCGGAGATATTTACTGAGCTAAAAAATTTTCCGAATTTAATACATATTTCAGTATAAGCGGTGTTTCCACTTATAAAAACGCTCAAAAAACTATTGAAGTTGTTGATTGGCTTCCACTCGATAGAATATTAACCGAAACCGATGCTCCGTATCTTTCTCCTGCGAATAAGAGAGGGACTGACAATGTTTCCGAAAATGTAATCTATACAACTATGTTTTTAGCCGGAATTAAAAAAATGGCTCCCGAAAAATTTTCTAAACAAGTTGTTAAAAATGCAAAGGAGTTTTTTAATTTAAATGTCAAAAGGTAA